ttacacagtggtttgtccgttctgggctactgtagaaacatggcggctgtgaggaggacccgctccctatgtagatataaacggctcattctaaggtaacgaaaacacaacaataattttttttcaggtgattatacactaaagaaaacatacttataaatattttatttcattcctaacaatagatccccctaaatgttatacactgttcctttaagggaaACACTATTCCTTCCAAATCTGCTTtcatttgtttgtatttaacATTTTCACATCTCCGTTTTGGAAAAGCTTTGTTTAGAGTTGCTGGTGGCTGGTTTTGCATCTGATGAATTTTCTCTTACGTCCCAACCCTGGCTGAACATCTCTGCAAACCAGAAAAGGAAATCCTGACTGTAGCTCCatcatcactgtgtgtgtgcagcctcgGCCATGAGCTTGCGAATATGGTCATGTGGCCCCTTCTGCAGCAGGGCTGAGGGGTGTCGGTAGGAGCCCCCTAGACGATCCCAGAGCGTGAAGTATTGTCCGTAGTTGTAGTTGAAGAAGAGATGATGGTCTACGTGGTGAGCAGCACCATTGATCAGAAATATCAGGGGGCCGGGGATGCGGTAGTCTCCATCGTGTATGGAAATGGTCCAGATGTTGACAAAGACAAAGAGTGAGAGGTAGACCGCCTGTAATGTAAATATCccaaatgtcatttttaaaacactttACAGTTAAGTGACAGAGTTTacataatgttaataatgtactTTTTGGAATTCATTGGTTTTTTTACACTACTTTTCCAGTAAATGTCATCAAAATTTGTCAACATGCAGCTGGACCTGAATTAATTCAATTCAAGTGAAGTTTTAACGACAGCATCATTGTGAAATATGCAGTAGCTTGTGTAGTCCTATTGTGCAATATTGTTACTCCACATCAAAATGTTAACTTAAGAGTGACAAGTAGACCACCACCTTGTGGAGCGGGAAGATGAATGGGTAGACGTGGTAGGGTAAGCTCTGCAGGAAGCCATCGAGTGGGTGGAAGGCATGGCTGGCAAAAGGCGTAGGGATCTTGAATATATGGTGCTGCTTATGTAAGTGCTGAGCAGCGGAAACACAAACACCGTAGTCAGAATATTAGGACAGTTTTAGTGAAAAATACACCAGGCAAACAAGGTACACAAAGCTCTAAAGTGAATTTTAGCCAGAATCAGAAAGTATGATGAAAAAGTCTTCAGATGGAAAAGACGTAGCCTAATCTGTAACTTTAATTAATTCCAAACAAACTAAGTGATCCGTCTAACAAATAGATAAAAATGTACAGTAACTGATTTCATATATTGAGTTTTAGATCAGTTGTAGTTGATTGGCAAAAATAAActagtcacattttcacattcacTCCACCACCAAGTAGGTCATATACAACATTACTTTTGTAATCCCAACCTGAGATGATTTACTTTTTAGCCATGTGGGGGCAgcgcaacaagctgtaaacacaccattgacatattatcactcTATAAAGTATAAAGTGTTAGCAAACAGTGTCCTCTTTACTCATGGAGTCATGCTTGTGTATGATGTAATATCAGCCTGTTTgcatgaaaaggcgtataaatgccacgataatgcgcaaggcatttagcgtgcaataagaacgccattCTTGCGTTTGGCATGTCATTCGTATGGTATATAGTCTGTAGCTACTGACTAATAGGCGTTTAGTGTTTTAGTCTTTGCCACGACTTTAAACCAAGAGATCGGTGTTCGAGACacgtattttgttttgtaagttgacgtttgtgacttgttttctgtacttatgtgatgttgtttccgtatgtattgtacttagtttacgtacttattttaagcccaaccatgacatttttcctaatcctaactaagtggttttcttgcctcaacctaactgcagctgtaactgtagttttgttgcgtgacATAAAAATGACTatcctaaaatgcgtcctcatgacactcagaatgtgctatttatacaccttcctgtgagactgggTTGGTAATtatcactctccttttagctctgttttggtctccaacATCTACTGAAGGaagtatctgtctctttagcagcGAAATGCTAAACTTTTTTGACCTGCTAGCTGCTAACTTTGCCTGCTGTTTGCTTCTGAGCAAGTAGTGTAAAGTAGGTTTATCTGAGCTTTTCCACtggaaacagctgcctgctgctgaaaacaggttgatgagagcggtgagactgaaccataaacagtaaagttgttggctgtgaaaccaaaacaatgagctgaaagacgctaaaaTGGGAACTGCTGAGTTCGGTGATAATTCTCAGTGGGTTCATTCACTACCCCTCTCATTATTACACAGTCATTTGCTTCATTGTTTATTTAACCATATTgtttagagcagctttaaactAGCCATAAACATGCTCAAGCTCACCTTGTAGATGTTCTTATGGTGCATTGAACGGTGT
The nucleotide sequence above comes from Sebastes fasciatus isolate fSebFas1 chromosome 4, fSebFas1.pri, whole genome shotgun sequence. Encoded proteins:
- the LOC141765720 gene encoding lathosterol oxidase-like isoform X2 translates to MDHVLNIADHYIFTPYVYPASWPEDGALRQIISLWVVTNLGAVLIYLGFGALNFYYVFDHKLMKHPHFMKNQVRREIQLSTVSIFWMSFPTVAFFFWEIKGNSKLYDNISDSSLDWPGVFLSIAGFLFFTDMCIYWIHRSMHHKNIYKHLHKQHHIFKIPTPFASHAFHPLDGFLQSLPYHVYPFIFPLHKAVYLSLFVFVNIWTISIHDGDYRIPGPLIFLINGAAHHVDHHLFFNYNYGQYFTLWDRLGGSYRHPSALLQKGPHDHIRKLMAEAAHTQ